One Bombyx mori chromosome 28, ASM3026992v2 DNA segment encodes these proteins:
- the serpin-31 gene encoding serine protease inhibitor 31 gives MSLSQKIIKETNGQYVFSAYSIWLTLAAFAERAGGSARQELFEVLGLPEDECSRHSYYQLGLQGEKFGLDVSLPRTRLYLVDESIKISDDWLNFAKNYCGLTIRAVPMKRNPQLTAVIIREAISSFLPSLNFKGDSVLLDSLDYKGLWNEAFPETRIFREPFHDNSGNVIGAVDMMRTRKRIKMTYDHTLKATIAEIPVGHNAQYRFIFAMGDGITEALASADIDTLIELLTNLNDTRVPIEIAIPRFIIVSELDVRTLLESIGVESLWTDPMATGNITSPPASPSTFIQRVTATIKNRGAILPQDQGFIQESHGDEFIANRPFMFCLLDDTYTVLFSGGFSQPTYK, from the exons ATGTCTTTGAGTCAGAAAATAATCAAGGAGACAAATGGCCAATACGTTTTCTCGGCCTATTCCATTTGGTTGACCTTGGCTGCGTTCGCCGAGAGAGCTGGAGGTTCAGCACGCCAAGAGCTGTTTGAGGTTCTCGGTTTACCTGAAGACGAATGCAGTCGCCACAGCTACTACCAGCTTGGTTTGCAAGGCGAAAAATTCGGTTTGGATGTGTCTTTGCCGAGAACGCGGCTGTATTTGGTCGACGAATCCATAAAAATCAGCGACGACTGGCTTAATTTCGCGAAGAATTACTGCGGTTTGACCATAAGAGCAGTGCCGATGAAACGCAACCCACAATTGACTGCTGTTATAATACGTGAGGCTATATCTTCGTTTCTGCCCAGCCTTAATTTTAAGGGAGATTCAGTGTTGTTAGACTCCTTGGATTATAAGGGTCTGTGGAACGAAGCCTTTCCGGAGACGAGAATCTTTCGCGAACCGTTCCACGATAATTCAGGCAATGTTATCGGTGCAGTTGACATGATGCGAACTAGGAAACGCATTAAAATGACATATGACCATACTTTGAAGGCAACTATAGCTGAGATTCCGGTAGGGCATAACGCACAATACCGGTTTATTTTCGCAATGGGTGACGGAATCACAGAAGCCCTTGCTAGTGCAGACATAGACACGTTGATTGAGTTGCTGACCAACCTGAACGATACTCGTGTACCGATAGAAATAGCGATACCACGATTCATTATTGTATCTGAATTAGACGTGAGGACTTTGTTGGAAAGTATCGGTGTGGAGAGTCTCTGGACAGATCCTATGGCTACCGG AAACATAACCAGTCCTCCAGCCTCGCCTTCCACGTTCATCCAACGCGTGACAGCGACAATAAAGAATAGAGGCGCCATTTTACCTCAAGACCAGGGGTTCATACAAGAGTCGCACGGAGACGAATTCATCGCCAATAGACCGTTTATGTTCTGTTTGCTCGACGACACTTACACGGTTTTGTTCTCTGGAGGTTTTTCACAGCCAACCTATAAATGA